A window from Acaryochloris marina S15 encodes these proteins:
- a CDS encoding fertility inhibition FinO-like protein, producing MATTAHIQITCKISEVPKSKAVNGLVEFYLTENNQAVMVRVKPKQFKQLTDHQFEYWTASIVGKLGPVNERGFELLNSGIQVYSRKPKAGEVPNHQTHQTSNAKKKLTEGVHFG from the coding sequence ATGGCGACTACTGCCCATATCCAAATCACCTGCAAAATCTCTGAAGTTCCAAAATCAAAGGCTGTCAACGGCCTGGTGGAGTTCTACTTAACCGAAAACAATCAGGCAGTGATGGTACGGGTCAAACCCAAACAATTCAAACAGCTGACGGATCATCAGTTTGAGTATTGGACAGCCTCCATCGTGGGTAAGCTCGGTCCAGTCAATGAGAGAGGCTTTGAATTACTCAATTCTGGTATTCAGGTCTACTCAAGAAAACCTAAAGCAGGCGAAGTCCCCAACCATCAAACCCATCAAACCTCTAACGCCAAGAAGAAGCTTACAGAGGGGGTCCACTTTGGCTAA
- a CDS encoding ParA family protein: MYITVAGFKGGVGKTTTAVHLACYLSQQGKTLLVDGDPNRSATSWGKRGNLPFKIVDLMAASKHSQGHNHVVIDTQARPNQDEIEALADGCDLLILPTTPDALAIDALLQTVDLLQTLGNGCFKILLTQVHPKPVTMAQQARKALEGAGLPIFSGQIRRLIAYEKATLAGLPVNKVRDRNAKNAWRDYETIGKEILV, translated from the coding sequence ATGTATATCACTGTTGCAGGATTCAAAGGAGGTGTCGGGAAAACCACGACAGCAGTCCACCTAGCTTGCTACTTATCACAGCAAGGGAAAACTCTGCTTGTTGATGGGGATCCAAACCGAAGCGCAACAAGCTGGGGAAAGCGTGGTAATTTGCCTTTTAAAATTGTGGATCTGATGGCCGCATCAAAACATAGTCAAGGGCATAATCATGTGGTGATCGATACTCAAGCTCGTCCTAACCAAGATGAAATAGAAGCTCTAGCAGACGGATGCGATTTACTAATTCTGCCAACAACACCTGATGCACTCGCTATTGATGCATTACTTCAAACAGTAGATCTATTGCAGACATTAGGTAATGGGTGTTTCAAAATTCTCTTGACACAAGTTCACCCCAAACCTGTAACGATGGCACAACAAGCCAGGAAGGCACTTGAAGGAGCGGGACTACCCATCTTCTCTGGACAAATCAGGCGTTTAATTGCCTACGAGAAAGCAACTCTTGCCGGATTACCAGTCAATAAGGTACGTGATCGAAACGCCAAAAATGCATGGCGCGACTATGAAACTATTGGTAAGGAGATTTTGGTATGA
- a CDS encoding DUF4258 domain-containing protein — MAKFRQGKFRNYGPVKITGIIKAIQQGQVQITDHADEEAEDDDLGFEEIFFATCGGEIIETYPTEKPYPRCLIFGEDPSGKAVHSVWTYDQKTGIAVLITVYRPDPRRWIDWRIRR, encoded by the coding sequence TTGGCGAAATTTCGCCAAGGCAAATTTAGGAACTATGGGCCAGTGAAGATTACAGGCATCATTAAAGCTATTCAACAGGGGCAAGTCCAGATCACTGATCACGCTGATGAAGAGGCAGAAGATGATGATTTGGGCTTTGAGGAAATTTTCTTTGCTACCTGTGGAGGGGAAATAATTGAGACTTATCCCACCGAGAAACCTTACCCCAGATGTCTAATTTTCGGAGAAGATCCTAGCGGAAAAGCAGTTCACAGTGTTTGGACCTATGATCAGAAGACAGGTATTGCAGTATTGATCACCGTGTACCGGCCAGACCCACGACGCTGGATTGACTGGCGTATTAGGAGATAG
- a CDS encoding YgiT-type zinc finger protein yields MEHLENCPVCGGQLTEKSVTKVLRGGGHTASTKVQADVCLSCGERIYALDTIKHFAAIRSKLKCQEINEFEPTGQAFQVVS; encoded by the coding sequence ATGGAACATCTTGAAAACTGTCCCGTTTGTGGTGGGCAACTAACTGAAAAAAGCGTCACTAAGGTTCTAAGGGGTGGTGGCCATACAGCCTCAACCAAAGTCCAGGCAGACGTTTGCTTAAGTTGCGGGGAACGTATATACGCTCTTGATACTATCAAGCATTTTGCAGCCATCCGTAGCAAGCTTAAATGTCAGGAAATAAATGAGTTTGAACCGACAGGGCAAGCATTTCAAGTAGTTTCATAA
- a CDS encoding HNH endonuclease, giving the protein MNFFKNYINSKKYIEKRLIKFAINRYSSFRSSDEGKSLKLSLYSEQGALCANPNCKCKTKLPIELLEMDHIKPISKYPEFAVDKKNFQLLCSNCNRKKSVKIEIGENR; this is encoded by the coding sequence ATGAATTTCTTCAAGAATTATATTAATAGTAAGAAATATATAGAAAAAAGACTCATTAAATTTGCTATCAATAGATACTCAAGTTTCAGAAGTTCTGATGAAGGTAAGTCTCTAAAACTTAGTCTGTACTCAGAACAAGGTGCTCTATGCGCAAATCCAAACTGCAAATGCAAAACAAAACTACCTATTGAACTACTAGAAATGGATCACATAAAACCTATAAGTAAGTATCCTGAATTTGCCGTAGATAAAAAAAATTTTCAACTTCTCTGTAGCAATTGCAATAGAAAAAAATCAGTAAAAATTGAAATAGGAGAGAACAGATAA